One genomic region from Ralstonia pseudosolanacearum encodes:
- a CDS encoding 4-carboxy-4-hydroxy-2-oxoadipate aldolase/oxaloacetate decarboxylase gives MSTMHLSQDPLAALQRFGTATIHEAQGQRGAIDPRIAALDPARRLVGRALTVDMRPSDNLMIHYALTKARPGDVLVVDAKGFVDAGPWGDILTLAAQEIGIAGLVIDGAVRDADSIIEMGFPVFCRGLCIKGTNKHQPGRVNVPVVIGGVPIQPGDVMVGDRDGLVVVAADEVDAVIRASEARERKEAEMRERLKQGATMVELLGLQDTLNRYGLV, from the coding sequence ATGTCTACGATGCACCTCTCCCAAGACCCGCTTGCCGCGCTGCAGCGCTTCGGCACGGCAACCATTCACGAAGCGCAGGGGCAGCGCGGCGCGATCGATCCGCGCATCGCCGCGCTCGACCCCGCCCGCCGCCTGGTGGGCCGCGCCTTGACGGTGGACATGCGGCCGAGCGACAACCTGATGATCCACTACGCGCTGACCAAGGCCCGCCCAGGCGATGTGCTGGTGGTCGACGCCAAGGGCTTCGTCGATGCGGGACCGTGGGGCGACATCCTGACGCTCGCGGCGCAGGAGATCGGCATTGCCGGCCTCGTGATCGACGGCGCGGTGCGGGACGCCGATAGCATCATCGAGATGGGCTTTCCCGTGTTCTGCCGCGGCCTGTGCATCAAGGGCACCAACAAGCATCAGCCGGGCCGGGTGAACGTGCCGGTGGTCATCGGCGGCGTGCCGATCCAGCCGGGGGACGTGATGGTCGGCGACCGCGACGGGCTGGTGGTGGTGGCCGCCGATGAAGTCGACGCGGTGATCCGCGCGAGCGAGGCGCGCGAGCGCAAGGAGGCCGAGATGCGCGAACGGCTCAAGCAGGGCGCGACCATGGTCGAGCTGCTGGGGCTCCAGGACACGCTGAACCGCTACGGTCTGGTGTAA
- a CDS encoding pyridoxal phosphate-dependent aminotransferase — MMSRHTELNRHLAAAQPSATYRVIDRVAARRASGATVISLSAGEPDFDTPAHVREAGIEAIRAGMTRYTQVAGLRALREAVADKFRGENGLAVGWQDTIVCSGGKQVIYNALAATLNEGDEVVIPAPYWVSYPEIVQLCGARSVIVPCGAESGFKLTPGALEAALSARTRWLILNSPSNPTGAVYTAAELRALAEVLLAHPDVLVLSDDIYEHLIFDGARFHTLAQVEPRLQSRVLTMNGVSKAYAMTGWRIGFGTGPRRLLEAMEKLQGQQTSGACSISQHAAVAALRGPQDFIGTSRAAFQRRRDLVVGMINAVPGMRCETPAGAFYAFASCDGLIGKTTLDGTLLRTDEDVSNALLDERGIGVVPGSAFGLGPYLRIAYAIDDTALRTACTAIDTFARSLR; from the coding sequence ATGATGTCGCGGCACACTGAACTGAACCGGCACCTGGCCGCGGCGCAGCCTTCAGCCACCTACCGGGTGATCGACCGGGTGGCGGCCAGGCGGGCGAGCGGCGCCACGGTGATCTCGCTGTCGGCCGGCGAGCCCGATTTCGATACGCCCGCCCATGTGCGCGAGGCGGGCATCGAAGCCATCCGCGCGGGCATGACGCGCTACACGCAGGTGGCCGGGCTGCGCGCGCTGCGCGAGGCGGTCGCGGACAAGTTTCGCGGCGAGAACGGCCTGGCGGTCGGCTGGCAGGACACCATCGTGTGCTCGGGCGGCAAGCAGGTCATCTACAACGCGCTGGCGGCCACGCTGAACGAAGGGGACGAGGTCGTCATCCCAGCGCCGTACTGGGTGAGCTACCCGGAGATCGTGCAGCTGTGCGGCGCGCGTTCGGTGATCGTGCCGTGCGGCGCCGAGTCCGGCTTCAAGCTCACGCCGGGGGCGCTGGAGGCGGCGCTGTCCGCGCGCACGCGCTGGCTGATCCTCAATTCGCCGTCGAACCCGACCGGCGCGGTCTATACGGCGGCGGAGCTGCGCGCGCTCGCCGAGGTGCTGCTGGCGCATCCGGACGTGCTGGTGCTGTCGGACGACATCTACGAGCACTTGATTTTCGACGGCGCGCGCTTCCATACGCTGGCGCAGGTCGAGCCCCGGCTGCAGTCGCGCGTGCTGACCATGAACGGCGTGTCCAAGGCCTACGCCATGACCGGCTGGCGGATCGGCTTCGGCACCGGGCCGCGCCGGCTGCTGGAGGCGATGGAGAAGCTCCAGGGCCAGCAGACCTCGGGGGCCTGCAGCATTTCGCAGCATGCCGCCGTGGCCGCGCTGCGTGGTCCGCAAGACTTCATCGGCACCTCCCGGGCCGCGTTCCAGCGCCGGCGCGACCTGGTGGTCGGCATGATCAACGCGGTGCCGGGCATGCGATGCGAGACGCCGGCTGGCGCGTTCTACGCATTCGCTTCCTGCGACGGGCTGATCGGCAAGACGACCCTCGACGGCACGCTGCTGCGCACCGATGAGGATGTGTCCAACGCGCTGCTGGATGAACGCGGCATCGGTGTCGTGCCCGGCAGCGCGTTCGGGCTGGGGCCGTATCTGCGCATCGCGTATGCGATCGACGACACCGCGCTGCGCACGGCCTGCACGGCCATCGACACGTTTGCCCGGTCGCTGCGCTGA
- the tzs gene encoding adenylate dimethylallyltransferase Tzs: MPVRLYLIWGATTTGKTAQSVGLARSTGAPVLSLDRVQCCHELAVGSGRPSPSELLGTRREYLCEREVSRGVVSAAEANQLLLDKVARYATQERALILEGGSVSLINAMIRDARWSERGEWVLRRIPVPGRAAFMAAARKRVRDMLDPPPGQAGILDELQGLWGHPRNHAILEDIDGYRQIIRHASASQVPIGRITSIDRHMKAFLIERIAQEYWEHALWQEQEFLGIPANWMRADDA; this comes from the coding sequence ATGCCGGTCCGCCTCTATCTGATCTGGGGTGCCACCACCACGGGCAAGACCGCGCAGTCCGTCGGCCTGGCCCGATCCACCGGCGCGCCCGTCCTCTCGCTCGACCGGGTGCAGTGCTGCCATGAGCTGGCCGTGGGCAGCGGCCGTCCGTCGCCGTCCGAACTGCTCGGCACGCGGCGGGAATACCTGTGCGAGCGCGAGGTGTCGCGCGGCGTGGTCTCGGCCGCGGAAGCGAATCAGCTGCTGCTCGACAAGGTGGCCCGGTATGCGACCCAGGAGCGGGCGCTGATCCTGGAGGGCGGCTCGGTCTCCCTGATCAACGCGATGATCCGCGATGCGCGCTGGTCGGAGCGGGGCGAGTGGGTCTTGCGCCGGATCCCGGTGCCGGGGCGGGCGGCCTTCATGGCGGCGGCCAGAAAACGCGTGCGGGACATGCTCGACCCGCCGCCGGGGCAAGCGGGCATCCTCGACGAGCTGCAGGGCCTGTGGGGGCATCCCCGCAACCATGCCATCCTGGAAGATATCGATGGATACCGGCAGATCATCCGCCATGCGAGCGCATCGCAGGTGCCCATCGGCCGGATCACCTCGATCGACCGGCACATGAAGGCATTCCTGATCGAGCGGATCGCGCAGGAGTATTGGGAGCACGCGCTCTGGCAGGAACAGGAGTTCCTCGGCATTCCGGCCAACTGGATGCGCGCGGATGACGCGTGA
- a CDS encoding RraA family protein: MKQEDQDLVQLFRGLDTPAVSDALDKLGLPGQCLGIMPLDHYATPIVGPAFTVKYVSASTPPGTVGDFIDDVADGDVVVIDNDGRTDCTVWGDIMTQYAGQRRIAGTVIDGVCRDVSRALGDGYPLFTRGRFMRTGKDRVQVEAVNGTVSIGTARVVARDIVIADANGVVVVPRERAAEVAEVASQIEQVEAGIRAHIAGGKSLREAREALGYHLLQRKEQ; the protein is encoded by the coding sequence ATGAAGCAGGAAGATCAGGATCTCGTGCAGCTGTTCCGCGGCCTGGACACGCCGGCCGTTTCGGACGCCCTGGACAAGCTCGGCCTGCCCGGCCAGTGCCTGGGCATCATGCCGCTCGACCACTACGCCACGCCGATCGTCGGCCCGGCGTTCACCGTCAAGTACGTGAGCGCGAGCACGCCGCCGGGAACGGTCGGCGATTTCATCGACGATGTTGCCGACGGCGATGTTGTGGTGATCGACAACGACGGCCGCACGGACTGCACCGTGTGGGGCGACATCATGACCCAGTACGCCGGCCAGCGCCGCATCGCCGGCACCGTGATCGACGGCGTGTGCCGCGACGTGTCGCGCGCGCTGGGCGACGGGTATCCGCTGTTCACCCGTGGCCGCTTCATGCGTACCGGCAAGGACCGCGTGCAGGTGGAGGCGGTCAACGGAACCGTCTCGATCGGCACCGCGCGCGTGGTGGCCCGCGACATCGTGATCGCGGACGCCAACGGCGTGGTGGTGGTGCCCCGCGAGCGGGCGGCGGAGGTGGCCGAGGTGGCTTCGCAGATCGAGCAGGTGGAAGCCGGGATCCGCGCGCATATCGCCGGCGGCAAGTCGCTGCGCGAGGCCCGCGAGGCGCTCGGTTACCACCTGCTGCAGCGCAAGGAGCAATGA
- a CDS encoding LLM class flavin-dependent oxidoreductase, protein MIKSWIFEQVNVSTSADAGLFDAATFQHELGWRQRTWVDAEALGFHGIFFSEHHFSGVRVSPCPSMLAAAVAARTTVLRIGVLGWVLPLWQPWRFLEKVGMLDHLSQGRLEIGVARGSNPLEAEAVGVAVEDVGPMFDEALDILDKAWTEPTLSHQGRYWSFDCLPVLPRPLQQPGPPVWGTVRSVASARAVAARGYGACTGFLPASEAKAVFDGYRDAVSARDARDCADKLALRRCVFVADSESAAQEQAASAREKMPSILAEDTIAGTPQSVTEQIVYQMRETGAGNIIGFFAGNHDDRDAILASYRLFGAQVIPVLGRTPI, encoded by the coding sequence ATGATCAAGTCATGGATCTTCGAGCAGGTGAACGTCTCGACCAGCGCCGACGCCGGCCTGTTCGATGCCGCCACGTTCCAGCACGAGCTCGGCTGGCGGCAGCGCACCTGGGTCGACGCGGAGGCCCTGGGCTTCCACGGCATCTTCTTCAGCGAGCACCATTTCAGCGGCGTGCGCGTCAGCCCCTGTCCGTCCATGCTGGCGGCCGCGGTGGCGGCCCGGACCACCGTGCTGCGCATCGGCGTGCTTGGCTGGGTGCTGCCGCTGTGGCAGCCCTGGCGCTTCCTGGAGAAGGTGGGGATGCTCGACCACCTGAGCCAGGGGCGGCTCGAAATCGGCGTCGCGCGCGGATCGAACCCGCTGGAGGCCGAAGCGGTGGGGGTCGCCGTCGAGGACGTGGGCCCCATGTTCGATGAGGCGCTCGACATTCTGGATAAGGCCTGGACCGAGCCGACGCTGTCGCATCAGGGCCGGTACTGGTCGTTCGATTGCTTGCCGGTGCTGCCGCGCCCGCTTCAGCAGCCGGGGCCGCCGGTGTGGGGCACCGTGCGCAGCGTGGCCTCCGCGAGAGCGGTCGCGGCGCGGGGGTATGGCGCCTGCACGGGCTTCCTGCCGGCCAGCGAGGCGAAGGCGGTGTTCGACGGCTATCGCGATGCGGTGTCGGCGCGCGACGCACGCGACTGCGCCGACAAGCTGGCGCTGCGGCGCTGCGTGTTCGTGGCGGACAGCGAGTCCGCGGCACAGGAGCAGGCCGCCTCGGCTCGCGAGAAGATGCCGTCCATCCTGGCCGAAGACACCATCGCCGGGACGCCGCAGTCCGTGACCGAGCAGATCGTGTACCAGATGCGCGAGACCGGCGCCGGCAACATCATCGGCTTCTTCGCCGGCAACCATGATGACCGCGACGCCATCCTGGCGTCTTATCGCCTGTTCGGTGCCCAGGTGATTCCGGTGCTGGGCCGCACGCCGATCTGA
- a CDS encoding LysR family transcriptional regulator, translating into MINFRLIRHLWLFNAVAEERNFSRAAKRLGMSQPPLTDQIKVLEHALKVKLFERSRRGAQLTPAGAAILPAVQKFVRQLEQLEFAVKEAAAGQKGTLTVGAVSTALLNELPVLLDRLRAAHPDLTVAVKEIDSVDAVPMLNAGDIDIAFARLEGELGPTIRSLPLADDRLAVALPQDHRLARGTRIKLSALAEEDFVMFARHVSPVYFDALTAVCLAHGFSPRVLHEVRSVSSQVAFVGCGQGIALVPAAMKSFAPDNVVVRPLTERIRVVTTAMAWNSARENPLIDQVIACLPPRRASEPTSRRGASGA; encoded by the coding sequence ATGATCAACTTCCGACTCATCCGGCACCTCTGGCTCTTCAACGCCGTCGCCGAGGAGCGCAACTTCAGCCGCGCGGCCAAGCGCCTGGGGATGTCCCAGCCGCCGCTGACCGACCAGATCAAGGTGCTCGAGCACGCACTGAAGGTCAAGCTGTTCGAGCGTTCGCGCCGGGGCGCGCAGCTCACCCCGGCCGGGGCGGCCATCCTGCCGGCCGTGCAGAAGTTCGTGCGGCAGCTCGAGCAGCTGGAGTTCGCAGTGAAAGAGGCCGCCGCCGGCCAGAAGGGCACGCTTACCGTCGGCGCGGTCAGCACGGCGCTGCTCAATGAGCTGCCCGTGCTGCTCGACCGGCTGCGCGCGGCGCATCCCGACCTCACGGTCGCGGTGAAGGAAATCGACAGCGTCGACGCGGTCCCGATGCTCAATGCCGGCGACATCGACATCGCCTTCGCCCGGCTCGAAGGCGAGCTCGGGCCCACGATCCGCTCGCTGCCGCTGGCCGACGACCGGCTGGCGGTGGCGCTGCCGCAGGATCACCGGCTGGCCAGAGGAACGCGGATCAAGCTGTCGGCCCTGGCCGAAGAGGACTTCGTGATGTTCGCCAGGCATGTCAGCCCGGTCTACTTCGATGCGCTGACCGCCGTGTGCCTGGCGCACGGTTTCTCCCCGCGCGTGCTGCACGAGGTGCGCTCGGTCTCGTCCCAGGTGGCCTTCGTCGGCTGCGGCCAGGGGATCGCGCTGGTGCCGGCGGCCATGAAGAGCTTCGCGCCCGACAACGTCGTCGTGCGGCCGCTGACCGAGCGCATCCGCGTGGTGACGACGGCCATGGCGTGGAACAGCGCCCGCGAGAATCCGCTGATCGACCAGGTCATCGCCTGCCTGCCGCCCAGGCGCGCGAGCGAGCCGACGTCGCGGCGCGGCGCTTCCGGCGCGTGA
- a CDS encoding alpha/beta fold hydrolase, translating to MHAQGEFANVRLPLVVDGAALDIAAIHRPGDRPPILFLHGFGSTKEDYADIVRHPAFDGRPFVAYDAPGCGETACADLSRVSIPFLVNTAEAVLDHLGWRTFHLVGHSMGGLTALMLASRWPDRVLSFTDIEGNIAPEDCFLSRQIVSYPEADAERFFDAFIERTRHAPAYASALYAASLRHKVRAGAVRGIFESMVDLSDNGGLMDRFLGLPCPKLFMYGEQNASLSYLRHIQAHGVELAEIPACGHFPMYSNPVLMWARIARFQAGAGAA from the coding sequence ATGCATGCGCAAGGCGAATTCGCCAACGTGCGGCTGCCGCTCGTCGTGGACGGCGCGGCACTGGACATCGCGGCCATCCACCGCCCCGGCGATCGCCCGCCGATCCTGTTCCTGCACGGCTTCGGCTCGACCAAGGAAGACTACGCCGACATCGTGCGCCACCCGGCCTTCGACGGCCGCCCGTTCGTCGCCTACGACGCGCCGGGCTGCGGCGAAACCGCCTGCGCGGACCTCTCGCGCGTCTCGATCCCCTTCCTGGTCAACACCGCCGAGGCCGTGCTCGACCACCTCGGCTGGCGAACATTTCACCTGGTCGGCCACTCCATGGGCGGGCTCACCGCACTGATGCTCGCCAGCCGATGGCCGGACCGCGTGCTGAGCTTCACCGACATCGAAGGCAACATCGCGCCGGAAGACTGCTTCCTCAGCCGGCAAATCGTCAGCTACCCCGAGGCCGACGCCGAACGCTTCTTCGATGCCTTCATCGAGCGGACCCGGCACGCGCCGGCCTACGCCAGCGCCCTGTATGCCGCGAGCCTGCGCCACAAGGTGCGCGCCGGCGCCGTGCGGGGGATTTTCGAATCGATGGTCGACCTGTCGGACAACGGCGGCCTGATGGACAGATTCCTCGGCCTGCCGTGTCCGAAGCTGTTCATGTATGGCGAGCAAAACGCGTCGCTGTCCTACCTGCGGCACATCCAGGCCCACGGCGTGGAGCTGGCGGAGATCCCGGCCTGCGGCCACTTCCCCATGTACTCCAACCCGGTCCTGATGTGGGCGCGGATCGCCCGGTTCCAGGCGGGTGCCGGTGCCGCGTAA
- a CDS encoding methyl-accepting chemotaxis protein, whose product MRVNEPVTQREYDFPDNATLMSTTDTQSYIAYANAAFVDVSGFSREEIEGQPHNIVRHPDMPPEAFADMWATLKGGEPWSALVKNRRKNGDHYWVRANATPVVRNGRPAGYMSVRTKPTRDEVAAAEALYRDFRAGRAGSRTFHKGLIVRTGLMAWRSVFQVMPVRWRIRLAFMVLLPLTLGVAWGAGLSGAALGGFAAAQAVALALGAWWLQAQIARPLEQTLQQALRVASGESQKAVLMDRVDEIGMTLRTISQLGLMFRWLIDDVSEQVLNVQAASQEIARDNNDINARTEQAASSVQQTSSSMTQMTATVASNAETAGEANQLSGAATEAAVNGGRAMAEVVATMESISQSANQIAEIIGVIDSIAFQTNILALNAAVEAARAGEQGRGFAVVAGEVRALAQRSASAAREIKDLIGASVGKVASGSQLVGEAGKTMDDIVSQVKRVSGMIAEISLATAEQTDGILQVSQAVTHLDQITQENATLVEQSALAAESLRVQATRLVEAVGVFR is encoded by the coding sequence ATGCGCGTCAACGAACCCGTGACCCAGCGCGAATATGATTTTCCCGACAACGCGACGCTCATGTCGACCACCGATACGCAGAGCTACATTGCCTATGCGAATGCGGCGTTCGTCGACGTCAGCGGTTTTTCCCGGGAGGAGATCGAGGGCCAGCCGCACAATATCGTGCGCCACCCGGACATGCCGCCCGAGGCGTTTGCCGACATGTGGGCCACGCTCAAGGGCGGCGAGCCCTGGAGCGCGCTGGTCAAGAACCGCCGCAAGAACGGCGATCACTATTGGGTGCGCGCCAATGCCACGCCGGTGGTGCGCAACGGGCGGCCGGCCGGCTACATGTCGGTGCGGACCAAGCCCACGCGCGACGAGGTGGCGGCGGCCGAGGCGCTCTACCGCGATTTCCGCGCCGGCCGGGCCGGCAGCCGCACCTTCCACAAGGGCCTGATCGTGCGGACCGGGCTGATGGCCTGGCGCTCGGTCTTCCAGGTCATGCCGGTGCGCTGGCGGATCCGCCTGGCGTTCATGGTGCTGCTGCCGCTGACGCTGGGGGTCGCCTGGGGCGCGGGCCTGTCCGGTGCGGCGCTCGGCGGCTTTGCCGCCGCGCAGGCGGTGGCGCTGGCGCTGGGGGCGTGGTGGCTGCAGGCGCAGATCGCCCGGCCGCTCGAACAGACGCTGCAGCAAGCGCTGCGCGTGGCGTCGGGCGAGAGCCAGAAGGCGGTGCTCATGGACCGCGTCGACGAGATCGGCATGACGCTGCGGACCATCAGCCAGCTCGGCCTGATGTTCCGCTGGCTGATCGACGACGTCAGCGAGCAGGTGCTCAACGTCCAGGCCGCCAGTCAGGAGATCGCCCGGGACAACAACGACATCAACGCGCGCACCGAGCAGGCGGCCTCCAGCGTGCAGCAGACCTCCAGCTCGATGACGCAGATGACGGCCACCGTGGCCAGCAACGCCGAGACCGCGGGCGAGGCCAACCAGCTCTCGGGCGCCGCGACCGAGGCGGCCGTCAACGGCGGCCGTGCCATGGCCGAGGTGGTCGCCACGATGGAGTCGATCTCGCAGAGCGCCAACCAGATCGCCGAAATCATCGGCGTGATCGACAGCATTGCGTTCCAGACCAATATCCTGGCGCTCAACGCGGCGGTGGAGGCGGCGCGTGCGGGCGAGCAGGGCCGGGGCTTCGCGGTGGTGGCCGGCGAGGTGCGGGCGCTGGCGCAGCGCAGCGCCAGCGCGGCCCGGGAGATCAAGGACCTGATCGGCGCCAGCGTGGGCAAGGTGGCGTCGGGCTCGCAGCTGGTTGGCGAGGCCGGCAAGACCATGGATGACATCGTCAGCCAGGTCAAGCGCGTCTCGGGCATGATCGCCGAGATCAGCCTGGCGACCGCGGAGCAGACCGACGGCATCCTGCAGGTGAGCCAGGCCGTCACGCACCTGGACCAGATCACGCAGGAGAATGCCACGCTGGTGGAGCAGAGCGCCCTGGCGGCGGAGAGCCTGCGGGTGCAGGCGACCCGTCTCGTGGAGGCCGTCGGCGTGTTCCGCTGA
- a CDS encoding RraA family protein — protein MTLPLSALERLGQFDSNTISDALDFLGLPGATVGLRPLWACPKIVGRASTVQLGRKTASAPTVHLITPVVAGIDTTDRILVIAGGVDGISCWGDILANAAQVKQIRGTVIDGMSRDIDGSASIGYPVYGRGVTMVSARNRVVQVDAACPITVAGVVVNQDDYVIADACGTVFVPAGRIDAVLDLAGRIQRRQDAMVQAVRSGRSVEDVMHDKEFEAIAKQD, from the coding sequence ATGACCCTCCCACTCTCCGCGCTCGAACGTCTCGGGCAGTTCGATTCCAACACCATTTCGGACGCGCTGGATTTCCTCGGCCTGCCCGGTGCGACCGTGGGGCTGCGGCCGCTGTGGGCCTGCCCGAAGATCGTCGGCCGCGCCAGCACGGTCCAGCTCGGGCGCAAGACCGCGTCGGCCCCGACCGTGCACCTCATCACCCCGGTGGTGGCCGGTATCGACACGACCGACCGCATCCTCGTCATCGCGGGCGGCGTCGACGGCATCTCGTGCTGGGGCGACATCCTCGCCAACGCGGCGCAGGTCAAGCAGATCCGCGGCACGGTGATTGACGGCATGAGCCGCGACATCGACGGCAGCGCCTCGATCGGCTACCCGGTCTACGGGCGCGGCGTGACGATGGTCAGCGCGCGCAATCGCGTGGTGCAGGTGGATGCCGCGTGCCCGATCACTGTGGCCGGCGTGGTGGTCAACCAGGACGACTACGTGATCGCCGATGCGTGCGGCACGGTGTTCGTGCCGGCCGGCCGCATCGACGCGGTGCTTGACCTGGCCGGCCGCATCCAGCGGCGCCAGGACGCGATGGTGCAGGCCGTGCGCAGCGGCCGCTCCGTCGAGGACGTCATGCACGACAAGGAATTCGAAGCCATCGCCAAGCAGGACTGA
- a CDS encoding VOC family protein: MIDHLDHLVLTSTQPDATIDFYTRVLGMQLERFGEGRIAFRFGNQKINLHVRGQEFEPKAHLPVPGALDLCFIASIPLDAVIERLAQANWPIVESPVARTGATQRIRSVYVRDPDLNLIEIAELAG; the protein is encoded by the coding sequence ATGATCGACCACCTCGACCACCTGGTACTGACCTCCACGCAGCCCGACGCCACCATCGATTTCTACACGCGCGTGCTGGGCATGCAGCTCGAACGCTTCGGCGAGGGGCGCATCGCCTTTCGCTTCGGCAACCAGAAGATCAATCTGCACGTGCGCGGGCAGGAGTTCGAGCCCAAGGCGCACCTGCCGGTGCCGGGCGCGCTGGATCTGTGCTTCATTGCCTCGATCCCGCTCGACGCGGTGATCGAACGGCTGGCGCAGGCCAACTGGCCCATCGTCGAAAGCCCCGTGGCGCGCACCGGCGCCACGCAGCGGATCCGCTCCGTCTACGTCCGCGACCCGGACCTCAATCTCATCGAAATCGCTGAACTGGCCGGCTGA
- a CDS encoding phosphatidylinositol-specific phospholipase C domain-containing protein — translation MRRFGSAGLRSLLCALALGLSLASPAHALDVEYTSTSKLNNVTLAGSHNTYDKKTDFEYLFYALDKVQVIELDVWAAAGKWYVSHSSPLGNVNNCPKGGVIGADRNQDLRSCIDGLRTWHDSHPQHELVIVKMELKAGLLNSPASLDDLIADISGGGAAARIPAASILKPSDLMCFNAPSCTSNYATPEEAARAGNWPTLASLRGKFMFMMVPGTVSDSGPRTYAAALRTGQAQLVFPAVFANANTASADPRLSYYTGDDAASRPWNVVFDMQSGVLDAGTVPSSVTSWMAQNNFLIFVSDSTPGGASANVTTGRARLRSLSQTYRANVVDTDQETTGIPYAFDRP, via the coding sequence ATGCGTCGTTTCGGATCGGCAGGCCTGCGTAGCCTGCTTTGCGCGCTCGCCCTCGGGCTTTCGCTCGCCAGCCCGGCACATGCGCTGGACGTCGAATACACCTCGACCAGCAAGCTCAACAACGTCACGTTGGCCGGCTCGCACAACACCTACGACAAGAAGACCGACTTCGAATACCTCTTCTACGCGCTGGACAAGGTGCAGGTCATCGAGCTCGATGTGTGGGCCGCGGCGGGCAAGTGGTATGTGTCGCACAGCAGCCCGCTGGGCAACGTCAACAACTGCCCCAAGGGCGGCGTCATCGGCGCCGACCGCAACCAGGACCTGCGCTCGTGCATCGACGGCCTGCGCACCTGGCACGACAGCCATCCGCAGCATGAGCTCGTCATCGTCAAGATGGAGCTCAAGGCGGGCCTGCTCAACTCGCCGGCCAGCCTCGACGACCTGATCGCCGACATCTCGGGCGGCGGCGCCGCAGCGCGCATTCCCGCCGCGTCGATCCTCAAGCCGTCCGACCTGATGTGCTTCAACGCGCCGTCCTGCACCAGCAACTACGCCACGCCCGAAGAGGCCGCCCGCGCCGGCAACTGGCCGACACTGGCGTCGCTGCGCGGCAAATTCATGTTCATGATGGTGCCCGGCACGGTGTCGGACAGCGGTCCGCGCACCTACGCGGCGGCGCTGCGCACTGGCCAGGCGCAGCTCGTCTTCCCGGCGGTCTTCGCCAACGCGAACACGGCCTCCGCCGACCCGCGCCTGTCGTACTACACCGGCGACGATGCGGCCAGCCGTCCGTGGAACGTGGTCTTCGACATGCAGTCGGGCGTGCTCGACGCCGGCACCGTGCCCAGCAGCGTGACCAGCTGGATGGCGCAGAACAACTTCCTCATCTTCGTCAGCGACTCGACCCCAGGTGGCGCGTCGGCGAACGTGACCACGGGCCGTGCACGCCTGCGCTCGCTGAGCCAGACCTACCGCGCCAACGTCGTCGACACGGACCAGGAAACCACCGGCATTCCGTACGCGTTCGATCGCCCCTGA